TTTTTCTTAACTGCCCTCGCAGCCAACAGCATCCTCCATGGGTTCAGCGGGTTCCTCCATTCGCTGGCCGGCGCAGTCGCCGGGTTGCTCCTGCTGCTCATCCCCTTCTTTCTCGGTTGGGTAGGCGGCGGCGATGTGAAATTCCTCGCCGCCGCCGGCGCCTTCACGGGACCTCTGGCCATCGCCTGGTCGGCGGCCTATGGCATCCTCCTCTTCGGCATCGTCTCCTGCCTGATCATCCTCATCCGCGGCGGCGCCCGCAACTTCTTTTCTTATCTGATCACACTCCTCTTGCTCCGGCAACTGCCGGCAAGCCCCGACGGCGACTATGGGCGTCTACCCTTGGGGCTTTTTCTCGGACTGGGGATCGGCCTGCACTGCGGGCTGGGCCTTTAGGGACGAGGGGAGGAACGGCCCATGCGACGTCTTGAGCGAAAATCCCTGTTCCTTGCCTTGAGTGTAGCCCTGACGCTGACGGGACTGCTGCTCTATGTGACCCAGCAGCAAGCCCGCCAGGATAAACCCGTCATCCCTGTCGTCATCGCCGTAGAAAAGATCCCGGCCCGCTCCGTCATCCAGGCCAAGCAGATCGAGGAAACGCTCGTCCCGGAAAAATACGCCCTCACCGGTCACGCCGCTCAGGCGAGTCAGGTGGTGGGCCAGGTCGCCCGAGAAACGCTCTTCCCAGGCGAGCAGATCCTCACAGGCCGGCTCGTCCAAGGCTCCGACGGGCTCGCGGCGATCATCCCCAACGGGTACCGGGCCATCTCCGTCAAGGTGGAGCCGGTGGCCGCCGTCGGGGGGCTGGTGAAGCGAGGCGATTTTATTGACATCCTCGTCTTTACGGGGCCGCCCTTGGTCCCTTCCCCCTCTGCCAAGACGATCTTCGAGAACGTGGAGATCCTGGAGACCGGTCCAGGCAAAACCCCCGAAGAGATCACTGTCATCACCCTCTGCATGAAGCCGAAGGACGCCGAAACGCTCTTTCTGTACAACAAGACGGGAGAACTGCGGCTGGCCTTGCGAGCGCCAGGCGATACAGGCCCCATCCTGCTTCCCGTCCGTTCGGCGGAACCGGCGCTGTGAGGAGGACCTAAGGACGATGGATAAAATACGCCTCCTGCTTGCCAGTGCCAACTACGAGACAAACGTCTCCCTCCGCGCCCTCCTGGAGCCTTTTCACGAGTACAAGATCATCGGCGACGCTGACAACGGACAAAAAGCGATCGAGATGGCACTCCACTACCTGCCCGACATTGTCGTCCTATCGACCCACTTGCCCGGTATCGATGGCCTGGAGGCGACGCAGCAAATCGTGGGGCAGGCGCCTTATATCGGTGTCATCCTCTTTGGCGCCGGCGATCCCGTGGAATTAATGCGCCGGTCCATGCAGGCGGGCGCCGGCGATTTTCTTGAGTTTCCCGTCACCGGCGCCCGCCTGCGCAAGTCAATCACCAGCCTATTCGAGGTAAAAAAGCGCCAGCGCGCCCACCTGAGCGAAAACCCGCTCGTCGTCCCCCGGCGCCAGCCCCGGGTCATCTCCGTCTTCAGCAGCAAGGGCGGCGTCGGCAAAACGTTGGTGGCAGTCAATCTCGCCGTTTGCCTCCGTGAGTTGACCCGCGGCGATCTGCTTCTCCTCGACCTGGACCTGCAGTTCGGCAATGTGGCCGACATGCTGGGCCTGGAGGCGAAGACGAACATCATCAATCTGTTGGCCGATCGCGGTCAGATCGAGCACACCGAGTTGGACCGCTATCTCGTCGCCCATGAGAGCGGCGTCCGCGTCCTGCCGGCGCCGCCGGAACCGGACCAGGCCGATCTGGTCGGCGAAGAGGATGTGCGGGACCTGCTCTCGCTCTTCACGAAGACCTTCGATTACATCGTCATCGACCTGCCGCCGCTTTTCAACGACGTCGTGTTGACGA
The nucleotide sequence above comes from Heliomicrobium gestii. Encoded proteins:
- a CDS encoding AAA family ATPase, whose amino-acid sequence is MDKIRLLLASANYETNVSLRALLEPFHEYKIIGDADNGQKAIEMALHYLPDIVVLSTHLPGIDGLEATQQIVGQAPYIGVILFGAGDPVELMRRSMQAGAGDFLEFPVTGARLRKSITSLFEVKKRQRAHLSENPLVVPRRQPRVISVFSSKGGVGKTLVAVNLAVCLRELTRGDLLLLDLDLQFGNVADMLGLEAKTNIINLLADRGQIEHTELDRYLVAHESGVRVLPAPPEPDQADLVGEEDVRDLLSLFTKTFDYIVIDLPPLFNDVVLTSLERADHLLLITTLEIPTVKNVKGGIDILKRLDFPPEKLHLVINRHNPNRELGVDDVRRYLGVRNLFLIDDNPERVIQSINTGEPLVLQSREAPAARQIAKLADHLIRYDRPGELDRRASGDGKPSFLSRLFGKGAPQDG
- the cpaB gene encoding Flp pilus assembly protein CpaB; the protein is MRRLERKSLFLALSVALTLTGLLLYVTQQQARQDKPVIPVVIAVEKIPARSVIQAKQIEETLVPEKYALTGHAAQASQVVGQVARETLFPGEQILTGRLVQGSDGLAAIIPNGYRAISVKVEPVAAVGGLVKRGDFIDILVFTGPPLVPSPSAKTIFENVEILETGPGKTPEEITVITLCMKPKDAETLFLYNKTGELRLALRAPGDTGPILLPVRSAEPAL
- a CDS encoding A24 family peptidase codes for the protein MTLSLNALLLSALILSAGYCDLRYGKIYNKLNLAFFLTALAANSILHGFSGFLHSLAGAVAGLLLLLIPFFLGWVGGGDVKFLAAAGAFTGPLAIAWSAAYGILLFGIVSCLIILIRGGARNFFSYLITLLLLRQLPASPDGDYGRLPLGLFLGLGIGLHCGLGL